A portion of the Sinobacterium caligoides genome contains these proteins:
- the lpxC gene encoding UDP-3-O-acyl-N-acetylglucosamine deacetylase, translating into MIKQRTLRNAIRATGVGLHTGQKVYLTLKPAPVNTGIIFRRVDLNPPVEVHAKADNVGDTTLSTTLVNGDVRVSTVEHLLSAMAGLGIDNAYIELTAPEVPIMDGSAGPFVFLIQSAGIEEQGAAKKFIRIKKKVTVKDGDKTATFLPFDGFKVAFGIDFDHPVFKGRKVNAEVDFSSTSFVKEVSRARTFGFMHEIEYLRSKGLAQGGSVDNAIVVDEYRILNEGGLRYDDEFVKHKILDAIGDLYLLGNSLIGEFRAFKSGHALNNASLHKLMAETDAWEVVTFEDGAEAPISYINAAAVAS; encoded by the coding sequence ATGATAAAGCAACGTACGCTTAGAAATGCAATCCGGGCAACGGGTGTGGGTCTACACACCGGGCAAAAGGTCTATTTGACTTTGAAGCCTGCGCCGGTAAATACAGGTATTATCTTCCGTCGCGTGGATCTGAATCCGCCGGTAGAGGTGCACGCCAAAGCCGATAATGTCGGCGACACCACGCTGTCTACGACACTGGTCAATGGCGATGTGCGCGTATCAACGGTTGAGCATTTGCTCTCTGCGATGGCAGGTCTTGGTATCGATAATGCGTATATTGAGCTGACCGCACCAGAAGTTCCTATCATGGACGGCAGTGCGGGACCGTTTGTGTTCCTGATTCAGTCTGCGGGTATCGAGGAGCAGGGTGCGGCGAAGAAGTTTATTCGCATCAAGAAAAAGGTCACCGTTAAAGATGGTGATAAGACGGCGACTTTCCTGCCTTTTGATGGCTTTAAGGTGGCTTTCGGCATCGACTTCGATCACCCCGTTTTTAAAGGGCGTAAGGTTAATGCCGAGGTGGACTTCTCTAGTACTTCTTTCGTGAAAGAAGTGAGTCGTGCACGTACCTTCGGCTTTATGCATGAAATCGAATATTTACGCTCTAAGGGTTTGGCTCAGGGCGGCAGCGTGGATAATGCCATCGTTGTCGATGAGTACCGCATCCTCAATGAGGGCGGACTACGCTACGATGATGAGTTTGTTAAGCACAAGATTCTCGATGCTATTGGCGACCTTTATCTACTTGGTAATAGCTTGATAGGCGAATTCCGTGCGTTCAAATCAGGGCACGCCCTTAACAATGCTTCGCTGCATAAGTTGATGGCCGAGACGGATGCTTGGGAGGTTGTGACCTTTGAGGATGGTGCAGAGGCACCGATCTCCTATATTAATGCCGCTGCTGTGGCATCATAG
- the ftsZ gene encoding cell division protein FtsZ — protein MFEMVDNVPQSAVIKVIGVGGGGGNAVKHMITNSVDGVDFVCANTDAQALADVATKTVLQLGGAVTKGLGAGANPAVGRQAAMDDRERISEVLEGADMVFITAGMGGGTGTGAAPVVAEVARELGILTVAVVTKPFPFEGRKRMRIAEEGLKELGEHVDSLITIPNEKLLGVLGKTTSLLDAFKAANDVLLGAVQGIADLIIRPGMINVDFADVKTVMSEMGMAMMGTGSATGDDRAKLAAEAAIRSPLLEDVNLQGARGILVNITAGVDLSLGEFTDVGETVEDYASDNATVVVGTVIDAEMSDEIRVTVVATGLGAELAETPVRPVVDNTRKANGTLNYNELDRPTVMRKRTVDALSTPPTKQPIADNAEQRKKDKDMEYLDIPAFLRRQAD, from the coding sequence ATGTTCGAAATGGTAGATAACGTACCCCAGAGTGCGGTGATTAAGGTCATCGGCGTCGGTGGTGGTGGCGGTAATGCCGTCAAACACATGATCACGAACAGTGTTGACGGCGTCGACTTTGTCTGTGCTAATACGGATGCTCAGGCATTGGCGGATGTCGCAACTAAAACCGTGCTGCAGCTGGGTGGAGCCGTAACAAAAGGCTTGGGCGCAGGTGCTAATCCAGCGGTTGGTCGTCAGGCGGCAATGGACGATCGCGAGCGCATTTCTGAAGTGCTTGAAGGTGCCGACATGGTCTTCATCACTGCGGGCATGGGTGGCGGCACGGGAACAGGGGCGGCACCGGTTGTTGCCGAAGTTGCGCGTGAACTTGGTATTTTAACGGTCGCGGTCGTAACTAAGCCATTCCCCTTCGAAGGGCGTAAGCGTATGCGTATCGCCGAAGAAGGGTTGAAGGAACTCGGTGAACACGTCGACTCGCTGATTACCATTCCCAATGAAAAACTGCTAGGTGTGCTAGGTAAAACGACTAGTTTGCTGGATGCCTTTAAGGCGGCTAACGATGTTTTATTAGGTGCGGTGCAGGGTATCGCCGACCTGATTATTCGCCCGGGTATGATCAACGTCGATTTCGCGGACGTAAAGACTGTGATGTCTGAGATGGGTATGGCGATGATGGGCACAGGCAGCGCAACCGGTGATGACCGCGCTAAGCTTGCTGCAGAGGCGGCGATACGTAGCCCGCTACTAGAAGATGTCAATCTACAGGGCGCCCGCGGTATATTGGTGAATATTACAGCCGGTGTTGACTTGTCTTTGGGTGAGTTTACCGATGTCGGTGAGACCGTCGAAGATTATGCCTCCGATAACGCGACCGTGGTTGTGGGTACGGTAATTGATGCAGAGATGAGTGATGAGATTCGTGTGACTGTTGTCGCTACCGGTCTTGGCGCGGAGCTCGCTGAGACGCCAGTACGCCCCGTCGTCGACAACACGCGCAAGGCAAATGGTACTTTAAATTACAACGAGTTAGATCGCCCTACCGTGATGCGGAAACGCACTGTTGATGCGCTGTCGACGCCACCGACTAAGCAGCCTATCGCGGACAATGCGGAGCAGCGTAAGAAGGATAAGGATATGGAATATCTTGATATTCCAGCTTTTTTACGCAGACAGGCGGATTGA
- the ftsA gene encoding cell division protein FtsA — translation MSNPQHGKMIVGLDIGTSKVVAIVGEINAEGGIEIVGLGSHQSRGLKKGVVVNIESTVQSIQRAVEEAELMAGCQIHSVYAGIAGSHINSLNSHGIVAIRDREVFPLDIERVIDAAQAVAVPADQKVLHILPQEYAIDDQEGVKEPLGMSGVRLEAKVHLVTCAINAAQNIEKCIRRCGLEVDDIILEQLASSYSVLTEDEKELGVCLVDIGGGTTDIAIFTEGSIKHTGVIPIAGDQVTNDIAMALRTPTQHADEIKIKYACALTQLAGADETIKVPSVGDRPPRDLSRQALAEVVEPRYDELFTLVQAEIRRSGFEDIIPAGIVLTGGTSKIEGAIELAEEIFHAPVRLGCPTNVTGLKDIVKNPIYATGVGLLQYALDQQGVSAIVQRERQTMSFFARAKQWFQGNF, via the coding sequence ATGAGTAATCCGCAGCATGGCAAAATGATAGTCGGGCTTGATATTGGTACGAGCAAAGTTGTTGCTATCGTTGGCGAGATTAATGCTGAAGGTGGTATCGAGATTGTCGGGTTGGGCTCGCATCAGTCCAGGGGCCTTAAGAAGGGGGTCGTCGTCAATATTGAGTCAACGGTACAATCTATACAGCGAGCTGTCGAAGAGGCGGAGCTGATGGCGGGCTGCCAAATCCACTCTGTTTATGCGGGCATTGCTGGCAGTCATATTAATAGCCTTAATTCACATGGCATTGTGGCGATACGTGACCGTGAAGTTTTTCCGTTAGATATTGAAAGAGTCATTGATGCGGCACAGGCGGTTGCCGTACCTGCCGATCAAAAAGTGCTACATATTCTCCCGCAGGAATACGCCATAGATGATCAAGAAGGGGTGAAAGAACCTCTCGGTATGTCGGGTGTGCGCCTCGAGGCGAAAGTGCATCTGGTGACTTGTGCGATCAATGCGGCGCAAAATATTGAGAAGTGCATTCGTCGATGCGGCTTAGAGGTTGACGATATTATTTTGGAACAACTAGCGTCTAGTTACTCCGTGTTGACTGAAGATGAGAAAGAGCTTGGTGTCTGCCTAGTCGATATAGGCGGCGGCACTACTGATATTGCTATTTTCACTGAAGGCTCAATTAAGCATACAGGCGTGATACCTATAGCGGGTGATCAGGTTACTAACGATATAGCGATGGCCCTGAGAACACCGACACAGCATGCCGACGAAATTAAAATTAAATACGCTTGTGCGCTGACGCAGCTCGCTGGGGCAGATGAAACGATCAAAGTGCCGAGTGTCGGTGATCGTCCTCCACGTGATTTATCGCGCCAAGCCTTGGCTGAGGTTGTTGAACCACGCTATGATGAGCTATTTACTTTGGTGCAAGCGGAGATTCGTCGCAGTGGTTTTGAGGATATTATCCCAGCGGGAATCGTACTGACCGGTGGTACCTCGAAGATAGAGGGAGCGATTGAGTTAGCGGAAGAGATTTTCCACGCGCCTGTTCGCCTCGGTTGTCCAACGAATGTGACTGGATTGAAAGATATAGTTAAAAACCCCATCTATGCAACAGGGGTTGGCTTGTTACAATATGCCTTAGACCAGCAGGGTGTAAGCGCTATCGTGCAGAGGGAGCGTCAAACGATGAGTTTCTTCGCCCGCGCCAAGCAGTGGTTTCAAGGTAATTTTTAA
- a CDS encoding cell division protein FtsQ/DivIB: MVMRVEGNKRVKKGASRKQARTPLVVKLPFKAIAIVLLGCSSLVGGYYALTNLPEFHWRWMNDPVAVDSFIVKGRFEHIDRLTAEAVVMPYMQKDFYSIDLEQVRQDFLMLPWVESAMIQRVWPDKIEVKLAEQGVIARWGEGALLNQAGEVFKPSDISNALQLPLLEGPDGLEHKVMDLYQELSLMLGAKGPSIARLAVDNRYNWLLELDDGVRLILGDELMVERLRRFITVYPQLQSQPQAIKYVDLRYVNGLAVGWKSVKEENGNG; encoded by the coding sequence ATGGTGATGAGAGTAGAGGGCAACAAACGGGTGAAGAAAGGGGCGTCGCGTAAGCAAGCCCGAACTCCGCTTGTTGTAAAATTACCTTTTAAAGCCATAGCTATCGTACTGCTGGGGTGTTCGTCGTTGGTGGGGGGGTATTATGCGCTCACAAACCTACCGGAGTTCCATTGGCGTTGGATGAATGACCCCGTCGCTGTCGACTCATTCATTGTTAAAGGGCGTTTTGAGCATATTGATCGCTTGACAGCAGAGGCTGTCGTGATGCCCTATATGCAGAAAGATTTTTACAGTATTGACCTAGAGCAGGTAAGGCAAGACTTCTTGATGCTTCCATGGGTGGAGTCGGCCATGATACAGCGCGTCTGGCCGGATAAGATTGAAGTGAAACTTGCCGAGCAAGGTGTGATCGCGCGTTGGGGGGAGGGAGCATTACTCAATCAGGCGGGAGAGGTCTTTAAACCGAGCGATATTAGCAATGCATTACAGTTGCCCCTACTTGAAGGGCCTGACGGCCTTGAACATAAGGTCATGGATCTATATCAAGAACTCAGCTTGATGTTGGGGGCTAAAGGGCCATCGATAGCGCGCTTAGCTGTCGATAACAGATATAATTGGCTGTTAGAGCTGGATGATGGCGTTAGGTTGATTCTGGGTGATGAGTTGATGGTGGAACGTCTGAGACGCTTTATTACTGTTTATCCGCAATTGCAGTCACAGCCTCAAGCGATAAAGTACGTCGATTTACGCTATGTCAACGGTCTTGCGGTCGGCTGGAAAAGTGTAAAAGAGGAAAATGGTAATGGTTAA
- a CDS encoding D-alanine--D-alanine ligase gives MNELIEKVQAKLKSPVAVLLGGNAREREVSLSTGDAVLKALEASGIACIAVDTRADWMSVLAQHGVKHCFIALHGPGGEDGTIQGALEYLGISYTGSGVLASALGMDKLRCKHLWRGIGLPTADYRLLDDRSDFAELLAALGGKVIVKPALEGSSIGMSIAETAEQLSAAYQLAGGQQAVVMAERWIDGPEYTLAILNNRPLPAIELRTEHSFYDYDAKYIANDTQYICPAPLDDSAADELSTLALAAFNSIGCDGWGRVDFMRDKQGRFMLLEVNTVPGMTSHSLVPMAAREEGIDFNALVLHILLDSL, from the coding sequence ATGAATGAATTAATCGAGAAAGTTCAGGCGAAGTTAAAGAGCCCTGTGGCAGTGCTGCTTGGGGGTAACGCGCGTGAGCGAGAAGTTTCTTTGTCGACGGGTGATGCGGTACTCAAAGCATTGGAGGCTTCGGGTATAGCCTGTATTGCGGTAGATACACGCGCAGACTGGATGTCGGTGTTGGCGCAACACGGAGTTAAGCACTGCTTTATCGCCTTGCACGGGCCCGGTGGCGAGGATGGAACGATACAAGGGGCGCTGGAGTATTTAGGTATTAGTTATACCGGTAGTGGCGTATTAGCCTCGGCGTTGGGGATGGATAAACTGCGCTGTAAGCACTTGTGGCGCGGTATTGGTTTACCGACTGCAGACTATCGCCTGTTGGACGATCGTAGTGACTTTGCCGAGTTATTGGCTGCACTGGGTGGCAAGGTGATTGTTAAGCCAGCGCTGGAAGGCTCTAGCATTGGTATGTCGATAGCGGAGACGGCTGAGCAGTTGTCAGCAGCCTATCAATTGGCTGGGGGGCAGCAGGCTGTAGTCATGGCCGAGCGTTGGATTGATGGACCAGAGTATACGCTTGCAATCTTGAATAACCGCCCGTTACCTGCGATCGAGCTGCGTACGGAGCACAGTTTTTACGATTACGACGCTAAATATATTGCCAACGATACTCAGTACATTTGTCCTGCACCATTAGATGATAGTGCCGCAGATGAATTATCTACTTTGGCATTGGCGGCTTTTAATAGTATCGGCTGTGATGGCTGGGGCCGGGTTGATTTTATGCGAGATAAGCAGGGGCGGTTTATGTTACTCGAGGTGAATACCGTGCCGGGTATGACCAGTCATAGCCTCGTGCCAATGGCTGCGCGTGAGGAGGGTATAGATTTCAATGCCCTAGTCTTACACATATTATTAGATTCATTGTAG
- the murC gene encoding UDP-N-acetylmuramate--L-alanine ligase — MRRIKQIHFVGIGGAGMCGIAEVLLNQGYRISGSDIRESEVTERLRNMGADVFIGHEEKNISGANVVVVSTAVDEMNPEVVAAKQFRMPIVQRALMLAELMRYRHGIAVAGTHGKTTTTSLIASVLAEADLDPTFVIGGLLNSAGTNARLGESRYLVAEADESDASFLHLQPMISVITNIEADHMSTYGGDFNRLKQTFVDFVNNLPFYGLAVLCIDDEVVAELLPTLARPSLTYGVSEYADYRISDIKQDRLRSSFTVNRPEGKPALNIELNMPGHHNVLNAAAAVAVATDEGVDDQAIIRGLSKFQGVGRRFQVYGEYQVGDGTAMLVDDYGHHPTEVAATISAVRAGWPDRRLLMLYQPHRYSRTRDLYEDFVEVLSMNDELMLLEVYAAGEEPIAGADSKSLCRSLRQRGAVEPVYVENIEKAAEVLADLVRPGDIVLTQGAGNVGLLAKQLAARELIKP; from the coding sequence ATGCGTCGCATTAAACAGATTCATTTCGTTGGTATTGGTGGTGCCGGCATGTGCGGTATTGCGGAAGTGCTATTGAATCAGGGTTATCGAATCTCAGGCTCTGATATTCGGGAGTCGGAGGTAACCGAGAGGTTGCGGAATATGGGAGCCGATGTTTTTATTGGCCACGAGGAAAAGAACATATCTGGTGCGAATGTCGTGGTGGTCTCGACCGCGGTCGACGAGATGAACCCTGAAGTTGTAGCGGCAAAGCAATTTAGAATGCCGATTGTGCAGCGGGCGTTGATGTTGGCGGAATTGATGCGCTATCGACATGGCATTGCCGTTGCCGGTACGCATGGCAAAACAACGACGACGAGCCTTATTGCCTCTGTTTTAGCCGAGGCAGACCTTGATCCAACCTTTGTCATTGGAGGTTTGCTTAATAGTGCGGGCACAAATGCGCGTCTAGGTGAGAGTCGTTATCTGGTGGCCGAGGCCGATGAATCGGATGCATCGTTTCTTCATCTGCAGCCAATGATCTCGGTGATTACAAATATCGAAGCCGACCATATGTCGACTTACGGCGGCGACTTTAACCGGTTAAAGCAAACCTTTGTTGATTTTGTCAACAACCTGCCGTTTTATGGTTTGGCGGTACTTTGTATCGATGATGAGGTGGTTGCCGAGTTATTGCCGACCTTAGCTAGGCCTTCACTAACCTACGGTGTTAGTGAATATGCGGATTATCGTATTAGTGATATTAAGCAAGATAGGCTACGCTCGAGTTTCACTGTTAACCGTCCTGAGGGTAAGCCGGCGTTAAATATCGAGCTTAATATGCCCGGGCACCATAATGTGCTGAATGCAGCAGCAGCAGTAGCGGTGGCGACGGATGAAGGTGTGGATGATCAGGCGATTATACGTGGGCTATCAAAGTTTCAAGGCGTAGGTCGTCGTTTTCAGGTTTATGGTGAATATCAAGTGGGTGATGGGACGGCAATGTTGGTGGATGATTATGGTCACCACCCAACGGAAGTCGCAGCAACGATTAGCGCCGTTAGAGCTGGCTGGCCTGACCGCCGTTTGTTAATGCTCTATCAGCCCCATCGCTATAGCCGTACTCGTGATCTCTATGAAGATTTCGTGGAAGTGTTATCGATGAATGATGAGCTGATGTTGCTGGAAGTCTATGCAGCGGGTGAAGAGCCTATTGCGGGGGCAGACAGCAAGAGCTTATGTCGTAGTTTAAGACAGCGGGGGGCGGTCGAACCTGTTTATGTTGAGAACATCGAAAAGGCGGCAGAGGTGTTAGCGGATCTTGTTCGTCCGGGTGATATTGTACTGACGCAGGGGGCTGGCAATGTCGGTCTATTAGCGAAGCAGTTGGCAGCGAGAGAGTTGATCAAGCCATGA
- the murG gene encoding undecaprenyldiphospho-muramoylpentapeptide beta-N-acetylglucosaminyltransferase — MSKPLALMMAGGTGGHVFPALATANKLQQAGYDIHWLGTIKGIESRLVPAANIDITYLKVTGMRGKGFVTLLKAPFLLLSSILQAYKEIGRLQPNVVVGMGGFASGPGAVAAWLRGVPLVIHEQNAVAGTTNRLSAKIATRVLQAFDHAFAGREHKEVVGNPVRDELTEVPAPQLRVRTDDQPLRLLIVGGSLGALALNELVPEAVALMPEASRPKIFHQAGNGKQESTSERYATLKVDAVVEAFIDDMLTAYSNADLVICRAGALTVSELACIGLAAILVPLPHAIDDHQTKNAEWLVENGAAICFKQEQLSAEKLAQQLIMLTADKGKLLAMAESGRACALPDAADRVAKICEEVALG, encoded by the coding sequence ATGAGTAAACCTCTTGCGTTAATGATGGCTGGTGGTACTGGGGGGCATGTCTTCCCTGCGCTAGCGACGGCAAATAAGTTACAACAAGCGGGCTATGATATTCACTGGTTGGGCACGATTAAGGGTATCGAGTCGAGGCTGGTTCCTGCAGCTAATATCGATATTACTTATTTAAAAGTGACCGGGATGCGTGGCAAGGGCTTCGTGACGCTGCTCAAGGCACCATTTTTATTGTTGTCTTCGATCCTTCAGGCCTATAAGGAAATTGGTAGGCTGCAGCCGAATGTCGTGGTCGGTATGGGTGGGTTTGCCAGTGGTCCTGGCGCCGTTGCCGCCTGGTTGCGCGGTGTGCCGTTGGTGATTCATGAGCAAAATGCAGTGGCAGGCACGACTAATCGGTTGTCCGCAAAAATTGCTACGCGTGTGCTGCAGGCGTTTGATCATGCCTTTGCCGGCAGGGAACACAAAGAGGTGGTTGGTAATCCGGTGCGCGATGAGTTGACGGAGGTGCCCGCGCCGCAGTTGAGAGTGCGAACCGACGACCAACCGCTTCGGCTATTGATCGTAGGTGGCAGCCTTGGTGCACTGGCGCTTAATGAGCTGGTTCCTGAGGCTGTTGCATTGATGCCTGAAGCATCGCGGCCAAAGATCTTCCATCAGGCCGGCAATGGTAAGCAGGAGAGTACGAGTGAGCGCTATGCAACCCTCAAAGTTGATGCTGTTGTGGAAGCTTTCATCGATGATATGCTCACTGCCTACAGCAATGCAGATCTCGTAATTTGCCGAGCAGGAGCATTAACTGTGTCTGAACTTGCCTGTATCGGTCTTGCGGCTATTTTGGTGCCACTACCTCATGCGATAGATGATCATCAGACTAAAAATGCTGAATGGTTAGTAGAGAATGGTGCCGCTATTTGCTTCAAGCAGGAGCAGTTATCGGCAGAAAAATTAGCGCAACAATTAATAATGTTGACGGCAGATAAAGGTAAGTTGTTAGCGATGGCCGAAAGCGGCCGTGCCTGCGCTTTGCCTGATGCGGCCGACAGAGTAGCAAAAATTTGTGAGGAGGTAGCTCTTGGATAA
- the ftsW gene encoding putative lipid II flippase FtsW has product MSIADRQLSFELPSALTDARVDWPLLLAAVLLTCTGLTMMASASIDYADLNYSGPFYHVMRHAIYLLIALCAGFAVYSLPPAKWRNSGALLLLIGFILALLVLVAGREVNGSKRWLALGPITLQVSELIKPIVVVYISGYLVRREFEVRNQFSGFVKPMLVLAMFIILLLLEPDFGAVVVMTMTALGLMFLGGVKLWQFVMTMFICGGAAVLAVVSSEYRLRRVLAYTDPWADQYNSGYQLTQSLIAFGRGEWFGMGLGNSVQKLFYLPEAHTDFVYAILAEELGVVGAIAVILGFVFLISRMLLVGREAEKKEQFFWAYICYGFGIIFSGQVFINIGVNTGLLPTKGLTLPLISYGGSSLIVCVMMVATVLRISHELKTAELKSDRVDFSKQAAGVKKPQKKRVAGNPRARRRRDA; this is encoded by the coding sequence ATGAGTATCGCCGATAGACAGTTGAGCTTTGAGTTGCCTAGCGCATTAACCGATGCGCGGGTTGATTGGCCGTTACTGCTTGCTGCGGTGTTGCTTACCTGTACCGGTCTGACGATGATGGCGTCGGCCTCTATTGATTATGCGGACCTGAACTATTCGGGGCCGTTTTATCATGTAATGCGTCATGCTATCTATCTACTGATCGCACTCTGCGCAGGTTTTGCCGTATATTCGCTACCTCCTGCCAAGTGGCGTAACAGTGGTGCGTTATTATTGTTGATTGGTTTTATCTTGGCTTTATTGGTCTTAGTGGCCGGCCGAGAGGTGAACGGTAGTAAGCGTTGGTTGGCCTTGGGACCAATAACGTTACAGGTTTCGGAGCTGATTAAGCCGATCGTGGTGGTTTATATCTCAGGGTATTTGGTGCGACGAGAATTCGAGGTTAGAAATCAGTTTTCAGGCTTTGTTAAACCCATGTTGGTCTTGGCGATGTTTATTATCTTGTTGCTGCTAGAGCCTGATTTTGGCGCAGTAGTAGTGATGACGATGACGGCGCTCGGTTTGATGTTTCTAGGTGGGGTGAAGCTTTGGCAGTTTGTTATGACGATGTTTATTTGTGGTGGTGCGGCAGTGCTGGCAGTGGTTTCCTCGGAGTACCGTTTACGCCGGGTTTTGGCCTATACCGACCCATGGGCAGATCAATACAATAGTGGCTATCAGCTGACGCAGTCGCTGATAGCATTTGGTCGTGGAGAGTGGTTTGGCATGGGCTTGGGAAATAGTGTGCAGAAATTATTTTATTTGCCTGAGGCGCATACCGATTTTGTTTACGCTATTTTAGCGGAAGAGCTAGGTGTGGTCGGCGCTATTGCAGTGATCCTTGGTTTTGTATTTTTAATTTCTCGTATGTTGCTGGTTGGGAGAGAGGCAGAAAAGAAAGAGCAATTCTTTTGGGCTTATATCTGCTATGGATTCGGCATTATTTTTAGTGGCCAAGTGTTTATTAATATCGGTGTAAACACCGGCTTGTTGCCGACCAAGGGGTTGACCCTGCCGCTCATCAGCTATGGCGGTAGTAGTTTGATTGTTTGTGTCATGATGGTGGCAACGGTGCTGAGAATTAGTCACGAGTTAAAAACTGCTGAGTTGAAAAGTGATCGAGTGGACTTTTCTAAACAGGCCGCGGGAGTTAAAAAACCACAAAAGAAACGTGTGGCGGGCAATCCTAGGGCGCGCCGTAGGAGGGATGCATGA